The following DNA comes from Acidimicrobiia bacterium.
TCGCGCAGCATATGCAGCACGGCACCGCGCTCATCGGGGATGCGCTGGAGGGGGGTGACCCGCACCCCTTGGATCTCTGTCACCCGGCCAGCGTAAGCCTCTGCGCTATGGCATGAGGCGATTTCGGTGGACGAGGCAGAACTTCACCATTTCCGCGACGGCGGTGGCGATGGGTGTGTCGAGGCGGATACCCAGCGATGTCAGGCGGTGGCTATCCACCCGGTAGGGCTCGGGAGCGGCCTCCAGGGCCGGCGGTGCCTCGATCACGGGGCGTTGCTGGGTCATCGCATTCCACGCATCGGCCACCTCCTCCGCCATGGCCCGCACGGACTTGGTGACGCCCGAGCCGAGGTTGTAGGTGCCTGCCGGCACGGTGGTGGGGTGGCAGGCCGCTTCGATGGCCCCGCAGGCGTCGCCAAGGCTCACCCAGTCACGCTGCTGCAGCCCCGGACTATTCAAGACCAGGCGTCCGGAGCGAGCCGCCTGCCGGCAGAGATCATTGACGAGGGCACTCCACCGATCCAGTGCGGGGCTCGCGGGCGCGCCCACCGAGTTAGTGAGGCGCAGCGCCACAACGTCGGCGGCCCCCGCCAGCCGACTGGTCAACACGTGTTCCGACGTGAGACGGGCGATGGCATAGCCGGACCGGGGCCGAGGCACGGTGTCTTCGGTGATCACTGCGCCGGGTTCGAGGGCGGCTCCGTAGACGTGCACGCTGGAGAGGTAAACCACCCGGGGGGTGCCGGCTCGGTGGATGGCCTCGGCGAGGCGATGGGTCATGGTCACCGTCTCGGTGAGGGCCCGCTCGGGTTCGTTGGCCGCCACCACCTCGTTGTGGCCCACGAGATCGACCACCACGGACGCGCCAGCGATGGCACGATCGACTGCGGAGGCCGGTTCTTCGATCAGGTCGAGCGCGATATTGCCATCGCCGAGCCACGAGCATGGGCGGCGACTGATGGGTACCACCTCGGCCCCGGTCTGATGCAGGTGCTGCACGAGGCGACCGCCCACAAAGCCGCCGGCGCCCACCACCGCTATGGGCCCCATGGCCCGGAACTTCCTGCGATCGGTGGGCTCATCACCCGAGATGGGATGCGTACCAACGCACGGTCTCGATGAGGGCGTCTTGCACCGTGTGGTTCGGCTGCCATCCGAGCCGGGACCGGGCCTTGGCGGCCGACAAGTGTTGGGCATCGATTTCGTTCGTGGCGGTATCGCGCACGTCGGGAACCAAATCGGTACCGGCGGCGGTCTGGATGCAGGCCACCAACTCGAGCACCGACAGCGGCCCTTCGGTAGAGAAGTTGTAGGCCTCCCCGAGATGGCCGGGGTCTGATGCCATGGCCTCGGCGAGGCGGAGATAGGCGAGCGCCCCGTCCACCACATAGAGGTAGTCGCGGATGAGGGCGCCGTTGGACCGGATGATCGGTCGCTCCCCCCGTAGGAGCGACCGGATGGTCCCGGGCACCAGGCGTTCCCAATTCATGTCGCCTGGCCCGAAAAAGTTGCCACAGCGAGTGATCGCCACGGGCGTGCCCCAGCGCTGGTGGTAGGTCTGAGTGATCAGGTCGGCACAGGCCTTCGACACATCGTAGGGGTTGACGGCGAGGAGCGGCATCGTCTCCTCATAGGGCAAGGTGGGCTGGGCTCCGTAGGCCTTGTCGCTGCTGGCGCAGATGGCCTGTTCAATGTGGGGAGTGCGGCGCACGGCCTCCAGCAGCGACCAGGTGCCTTTGATGTTGGATTCAAAGGTGGAGACGGGGTTGTGGTTGGCCACCTGGACTTGGGTCTGGGCGGCGAGGTGAAAGACGGTTTGCACCTCGTATTCCCCGAGCAGGCGTTCGAGAAGGGCCTGGTCGGTGGCATCGCCGGTGACGATGGCCACCCGCTCGAGCCACTTGGTGGCGATCTCGGTTGGTTCCACCTGATCCCGCTCCAGGATCACCACATGGGCCCCGGCATCGGTGAGCATCCCCACGAGGTGGGAGCCGAGAAAACCGGTGGCCCCGGTGACGGCCACCCGGCGATCGAGCCAGAACGCCTGCGCCGGTTCCCAGGGGGAGTTGGAGTGGTCGCTCATGCCCGGGAAAGGCTACCGCTGAGAGCGCGATCGTTGAAGAAATAGTGACGGGCAGAGGCGGGTCACCCCGGTGTGGCGCAGTGGGATGGCTGCCGATGACCAGATTGCCCCTCCTTACCTGGCAGACTGGGTACGTGTCCTCCGGTGAGCCGTACGACGATGTCGCTCACGATGACGATTCCCCGAAGGAAGCCTGCGGTGTCTTTGGCATCTACAGCCCCGGCCAACCCGTAGCCCACCTGACGTATCTGGGACTTTTCGCCCTGCAGCACCGTGGTCAAGAGGCGGCCGGTATGGCTGTCAGCGACGGGTCCGATGTGACCGTCGTGAAGGACCAAGGCCTGGTGGCCTCCGTGTTCGACGACCGCACGTTGGCCGGCCTGGAGGGCATCCTGGCCATCGGCCACTGCCGGTACTCCACCACCGGGTCTTCCACTTGGCGCAACGCCCAACCGGCGTACCGCGGGGTAGGGGATCGGCACTTCGCTCTCGGCCACAACGGAAATCTCACCAATACCGAAGCCCTGATCGAGGAGGGGGGGATGCTGCCCGGCACCATCACAAGCGACACCGACCTGGTGGCCGAACTGATCGGAAACGCCCTCGGCCACCTGCCCGACGACAGCGCCGATGACGATCTGGAGCGAGCCCTGGCCAGCGTGTTGCCCCGGCTCGAAGGGGCCTTTTCATTCGTCGTGATGGATCAGTCTCGGATCATCGGGGTGCGAGACCCCAACGGCTTCCGGCCGTTGTGCCTCGGCAAACTCGACGACGGTTGGGTGCTCGCCTCGGAGAGTCCGGCACTGGACATCGTAGGCGCCCACTTCGTGCGGGAACTCGATCCGGGCGAGATGGTAGTGATCGATGCGACGGGCCCTCGGTCGATCCGCCCGTTCCCCGACAGTCGTGTCGACCCGCGGCTGTGCCTCTTTGAGTTCGTGTACTTCGCCCGGCCCGACACGCGGCTGTACAACCAAAGCGTGCACCAGGCCCGGGTGCGGATCGGCGAGCAACTGGCGGAGCAGGCCCCCGTGGAGGCCGACATGGTCATGGGGGTGCCTGAGTCGGGGGTACCCGCCGCCGAGGGCTTCGCCCGGCGCAGTGGGATCCCCTATGGCCAGGGGGTAGTAAAGAACCGTTACGTCGGCCGTAGTTTCATTGCCCCCAGTCAGGAACTCCGGGCCCGGGCGGTGCGGATGAAGCTGAACCCGCTGCGCGAGAACGTGGCCGGCAAGCGCATCGTGGTGGTGGACGACTCGATCGTGCGCGGGACCACGCAGAAACAACTAACCAAGATGCTGCGCGAGGCCGGGGCGACCGAGGTGCACCTGCGGATTACGTCGCCGCCGGTGAAGTGGTCGTGCTTCTATGGCATCGACACTGGCGATCGCACAGAACTGCTCGCCTACTCGCTCACGGTGGACGAAATCCGTGAGTACCTGAACGTCGACAGCATCGCCTTCGTGCAACTCGACCGTCTGGTGGCCTCCACCGGCGCACCGGGAGCGGGGTTCTGCAACGCTTGTTTCACGGGGGATTACCCCACGGCGGTCTCGGTCACCCTCGGCAAGCATGTTCTCGAGGCGCCGGCGGCTGAGCCGTTGGCGGCCCCGATCCAGACCGCGATCGACTGACTAAGGGGTACGGACCAGGGTGGGCACGAGCTACGAAGATGCGGGCGTCAACATCTCGGCCGGTGAGGAGGCGGTGGAGCGGATCAAGTCCAAGGTCCGGTCCACGTTTCGTCCTGAGGTGATCGGCGACATCGGTGGGTTCGGAGGGCTCTTTGCCTTCGCGCAACACCGCTACACGCATCCGGTCCTGGTGTCTTCCACCGATGGCGTGGGCACCAAGGCGCTCATTGCGCAGGCGGTGGGACGCTTCGACACCATCGGGGTTGATCTCGTGGCGATGTGCGTCGATGACATTGTTTGTCAGGGCGCCGAGCCGCTGTTCTTCCTCGACTACATCGCGGTGGGCAAGCTCGACCCCGACCACATCGAACAACTCGTGGAAGGGGTGGCCCACGGGTGCCGTCAGGCGGGTTGTGCCCTGATCGGGGGAGAGATGGCCGAGCACCCCGGCGCCATGGCGGCCGGGGAGTTCGACCTGGTTGGCTTCGCGGTGGGGGTGGTCGAACGGGACCGCCTCATCACCGGAGAGAGCGTGCGGCCCGGCGATGTACTCATCGGGCTGCCCTCGCCAGGATTGCGGTCCAACGGCTACTCGCTGGCCCGCAAGGTGCTGTTGGAGACCGCCGGATTGTCCTTATCGGAACCGGCCTATCCCGGGGCCCCGCACAGTCTCGGCGATGAACTCCTCCTTCCATCGGTGATCTACGCCCCGGCCATTGCCGCCCTTCAGCGTGCGGTGGCGGTCGCTTCGGTGGCGCACATCACCGGCGGGGGGTTGCCGGGGAATCTCAACCGCGTGTTGCCGCAGGGGACCGACGCCGAAGTTGATCCGTCCCGCTGGGAAGCCCCCCGCATCTTTGGTGAGATCCAACGGCTGGGCGAGGTGAGCGACGACGAGATGCGCAAGGTTTTCAACCTGGGTATCGGCATGGTGGTGGTGGTGGCCCCCGATGAGGTGTATCGAACGCTCGACGTGTTGCGCACGGAGGGTCATCGTGCCGCCGAAATCGGTCGAATTGTGCCCGGGCGAGGCGAGGTTCGCTTTCTTTGAGACAGGGGCCCCTCATGGTCGTGCGTAGGGATGAGAGCCCCGCCCTCGGCACCCTTTTGGAGAGGATCTAGCGATGAGTTCATCCGCCCACGCCGCCTTGGTGGCGCACCTTCTTGAGTACAGCGTTCGCACCGGGGACTTCACCCTGAAGAGCGGCAAGAAGAGCCACTGGTTTATCGATGCCAAGCAGACCACCTGCCGGGCAGCGGGAATGCTTTTGGTGGCCGATGCCGCCTTGGAGGTGATTCCCGCCGACGTCACGGCGATCGGCGGTCTGACGATGGGGGCCGATGCGGTGGCCTTCGGCATCGCCGCCATCGCCGCATCACGCGGGCGTCCCCTGCGTAGTTTCAGCGTGCGCAAGGAAGCGAAGGACCATGGCGGCGGCGGTCGTATCGCCGGTGCCCTACGGCCTGGCGATCGCGTTGTGATCACCGAGGATGCCGTCACCCGGGGTGTTTCGATGCTCGAAGCCGCGCAAGTGGTGCGCACCGAAGGCGAGGCTGAAGCGGTCTTGTTGCTCCCGGTGGTGGATCGCGGGGGCACGGTGGAAGCCATGGCGGCCGAGTACGGCCTCCCGCTGCGGGCGCTGGTTACTGCCCCGGACCTGGGCTTTCCCTACGAAGGTTGAGGGCTTCGGTGAGGCGTTGTTCGGCGAGCCGGTCAGCCGCCGCCGCCGTGGTGATGCCGGCGCTCTCGGCGAGGTCGAACACCGTGATCACGGTGTCGTGGATGAGGGCGATCTGCTCGTTGGCGCGGTCGCGGTCGTAGCCGACTTTTTCTTCGGCGATGTTGATCACTCCGCCTGCGTTCACGATGTAGTCGGGGGCGTAGAGCACGCCGGAGTCTTGGATCCGCTGAGCATCTTGGGCGGTGGCGAGTTGGTTGTTGGCCGATCCGACGATGGCCTGACAGCTCAACTCGGGAATGGTGATGGCGGAGAGCCCAGCCCCTAGTGCGCAGGGGGCGAACAGGTCGGCCTCGACCGCATGAGCGACGTCGGGATCAACTACGGCGGCGCCGGTTCGATGCACCACGGCGGCCACGGCGCCGGGGTGGATATCGGCCACCGTGAGGCGAGCCCCCTGCGCGTGGAGGTGGTCGGCGAGGGCGCCGCCCACTTTCCCCACTCCGGCGATGCACACGTGGCGATCAGCCAAGGTGGCCTCGCCCCAAAGTCGTTCGGCCACCGCTCGCATGGCCCACACCAACCCGAGGGCGGTGGCCGGTGAGGGATCGCCGGAGCCGCCGAGGGCCTCGCTCCGACCGGCGACGTGTGAGGTCACTGTGCCGATGAGGTTCATGTCGGCCTGGGTGGTCCCGATGTCCTCCGCCGTGAGGTAACGGCCCGCCAGTCCCTCCACGAACCGGCCGTAGGCCAGGATGAGTTCGTCGCTGCGGAGGTGGGCGGGGTCGCCGATGATCACGGCCTTACCTCCCCCTTGGTGAAGGCCCGCCGCCGCGTGCTTGTACGTCATCCCCTTGGCCAGCCGGGTGACGTCGATCAGGGCTTCCTCTTCGCTGACGTACGGCCAGAATCGGGTGCCGCCTAGGCCAGGACCGAGCACGGTGGAGTGGATCGCCACGATGGCCCGAAGCCCGGTGGCGGCGTCGTAGCGGTACGCCACCTGCTCGAAGTCGTCATCGGCCATCACCGACAGCGGAAATACCATCGGTGGCAAGTTATCCACCTGGCCCCCCACGCGCTCCTCTGCTCGTTCTCCGACCGGAATAACCGGCCATGGGCGCTCTTGCGTGGGGCACCGATGGTTGGCTTCCCCCGGTTTCGGCGCGCCGAGGCCCGCGGGTACGGTGGACCCTTGGGCCCGGTGGCCCTCGCCCCAACGACAGGACCCTGCGCCATGCCCACGAACACCGCCGCGTTTTCGATTCACCTGCGCGTTCGTCTCGACAACCGTCCGGGCACGCTCGGGCATCTGGCTACCGCCGTCGGTGAGGCCGGTGGGAATATCACCGCCATTGGGGGCTTCGACGTACGAGGCGCGCACCTGGATGAGGATGTGATCGTCAACTGCTCGTCGGAGGACCACATCAAGCGGGTCATCGATGCTGTGGGGGCGGTGGACGGTGTCAAGGTGATTACGGCGGCGGATCGGACCTTTGAGATGCACGCCGGCGGCAAGATCGAGGTACTCGCCCGGATGCCGGTAGCCGACCGCGACGATCTGTCGATGGCCTACACCCCAGGGGTGGCCCGGGTTTGCACGGCGATCGAACGGCAGCCCGATCTCGTGCACGAGCTCACGATCAAGAAGAACACCGTGGCCATTGTCACCGACGGCACCGCCGTGTTGGGCCTCGGCAACATCGGCCCCGCGGCCGCACTGCCCGTGATGGAGGGCAAGGCGCTCCTGTTTAAGAACTTTGCTGGTGTGGATGCATTCCCGATCTGCCTCGACGTGAACTCCGCTGATGAGATCGTGGACACGGTCGTGCGTCTCGCCCCGGTGTTCGGTGGTATCAACCTGGAAGACATCGCCGCCCCGCAGTGCTTTGAGATCGAGGACCGCCTCAAGGAACTTCTCGACATCCCGGTCTTCCACGATGACCAGCACGGAACCGCCGTCGTCGCCTTGGCGGCGTTGGAAAATGCTCTGCGCATCGTGGATAAGCCGATGAGCGCGCTCACCGTGGTGATCGCCGGAGTGGGTGCGGCGGGCGTGGCGATCAGCAAGATCCTGCTCAACGCCGGAGTGGCGGAGATCGTCGGCGTGGATCGCAAGGGTGCGATCTGGGAAGGTCGGGACGAACTCAATGTGGCCAAACTTTGGTTTGCCGAGCACACGAACCGGGATCGCCGCGAGGGCGCGCTGAGCGATGTGCTTCCCGGTGCCGACGTCTTCGTGGGGGTATCGGGCCCGGGTCTGATCACGGCATCGGACCTACGCAAGATGGCCAAAGATCCGATCGTGTTTGCCATGGCGAACCCCGATCCGGAGATCCGGCCAGAAGAGGCCGATGGGCTAGCCACCGTGATCGCTACCGGTCGAAGCGACTACCCGAACCAGATCAATAACGTGCTGGCCTTCCCCGGTATCTTCCGGGGGGCGCTTGATGCGGGCGCCACCAAGATCACCGAGGGCATGAAACTGGAAGCGGCTCGTGCCATCGCGGAGGTCGTGGGCGAGGATGTGCGGGCTGATTACATCGTGCCGTCGGTGTTTGACCCCCGGGTGGGGCCCCTGGTGGCCCAGTACGTGGCGGCCGCCGCGGTGGCTGAGGGCGTCTGCCGTCCGCCGATGGTCTAAGACCTGGGCTGGGTACCCGGGATCCCCGGCGCTACCCTGTCGCCGTGCCCACTGTCGATGCTCCGACCACCACGGCGGCCGAGTGGTCGGCCAGTGATCGGCGGATGCGGCATCTCCTGCGCCTGCCGGTTGACGCCGCCCCCGCCTCGGTCGCGTCAGCCCGAGGTTTGGTGGAAACCTCGCTGCTGATCTCGGCGTCTAGGTGCCTGCTCAGCTACGTCTTTTTGCCCTTCGTGGCCCCTCTGGTCGGGCTGAGATTTGGCATCGGACCGGTGCTCGGCATCGTGGTGGGGTTGGTCGCCATCGCGGCCAATATTGCGTCGGTCCGCCGCTTCTGGCGTGCTGATCACCGCTACCGCTGGCCTTACACGGTGCTGGCCAGCGTGATTGTGGTGGCCCTGCTCTGGCTGGTGAGCGCCGACGTCGGAACACTGT
Coding sequences within:
- the pyrE gene encoding orotate phosphoribosyltransferase, giving the protein MSSSAHAALVAHLLEYSVRTGDFTLKSGKKSHWFIDAKQTTCRAAGMLLVADAALEVIPADVTAIGGLTMGADAVAFGIAAIAASRGRPLRSFSVRKEAKDHGGGGRIAGALRPGDRVVITEDAVTRGVSMLEAAQVVRTEGEAEAVLLLPVVDRGGTVEAMAAEYGLPLRALVTAPDLGFPYEG
- the purF gene encoding amidophosphoribosyltransferase — protein: MTRLPLLTWQTGYVSSGEPYDDVAHDDDSPKEACGVFGIYSPGQPVAHLTYLGLFALQHRGQEAAGMAVSDGSDVTVVKDQGLVASVFDDRTLAGLEGILAIGHCRYSTTGSSTWRNAQPAYRGVGDRHFALGHNGNLTNTEALIEEGGMLPGTITSDTDLVAELIGNALGHLPDDSADDDLERALASVLPRLEGAFSFVVMDQSRIIGVRDPNGFRPLCLGKLDDGWVLASESPALDIVGAHFVRELDPGEMVVIDATGPRSIRPFPDSRVDPRLCLFEFVYFARPDTRLYNQSVHQARVRIGEQLAEQAPVEADMVMGVPESGVPAAEGFARRSGIPYGQGVVKNRYVGRSFIAPSQELRARAVRMKLNPLRENVAGKRIVVVDDSIVRGTTQKQLTKMLREAGATEVHLRITSPPVKWSCFYGIDTGDRTELLAYSLTVDEIREYLNVDSIAFVQLDRLVASTGAPGAGFCNACFTGDYPTAVSVTLGKHVLEAPAAEPLAAPIQTAID
- a CDS encoding NAD-dependent malic enzyme; amino-acid sequence: MPTNTAAFSIHLRVRLDNRPGTLGHLATAVGEAGGNITAIGGFDVRGAHLDEDVIVNCSSEDHIKRVIDAVGAVDGVKVITAADRTFEMHAGGKIEVLARMPVADRDDLSMAYTPGVARVCTAIERQPDLVHELTIKKNTVAIVTDGTAVLGLGNIGPAAALPVMEGKALLFKNFAGVDAFPICLDVNSADEIVDTVVRLAPVFGGINLEDIAAPQCFEIEDRLKELLDIPVFHDDQHGTAVVALAALENALRIVDKPMSALTVVIAGVGAAGVAISKILLNAGVAEIVGVDRKGAIWEGRDELNVAKLWFAEHTNRDRREGALSDVLPGADVFVGVSGPGLITASDLRKMAKDPIVFAMANPDPEIRPEEADGLATVIATGRSDYPNQINNVLAFPGIFRGALDAGATKITEGMKLEAARAIAEVVGEDVRADYIVPSVFDPRVGPLVAQYVAAAAVAEGVCRPPMV
- a CDS encoding phosphoribosylformylglycinamidine cyclo-ligase → MGTSYEDAGVNISAGEEAVERIKSKVRSTFRPEVIGDIGGFGGLFAFAQHRYTHPVLVSSTDGVGTKALIAQAVGRFDTIGVDLVAMCVDDIVCQGAEPLFFLDYIAVGKLDPDHIEQLVEGVAHGCRQAGCALIGGEMAEHPGAMAAGEFDLVGFAVGVVERDRLITGESVRPGDVLIGLPSPGLRSNGYSLARKVLLETAGLSLSEPAYPGAPHSLGDELLLPSVIYAPAIAALQRAVAVASVAHITGGGLPGNLNRVLPQGTDAEVDPSRWEAPRIFGEIQRLGEVSDDEMRKVFNLGIGMVVVVAPDEVYRTLDVLRTEGHRAAEIGRIVPGRGEVRFL
- a CDS encoding NAD-dependent epimerase/dehydratase family protein, which codes for MSDHSNSPWEPAQAFWLDRRVAVTGATGFLGSHLVGMLTDAGAHVVILERDQVEPTEIATKWLERVAIVTGDATDQALLERLLGEYEVQTVFHLAAQTQVQVANHNPVSTFESNIKGTWSLLEAVRRTPHIEQAICASSDKAYGAQPTLPYEETMPLLAVNPYDVSKACADLITQTYHQRWGTPVAITRCGNFFGPGDMNWERLVPGTIRSLLRGERPIIRSNGALIRDYLYVVDGALAYLRLAEAMASDPGHLGEAYNFSTEGPLSVLELVACIQTAAGTDLVPDVRDTATNEIDAQHLSAAKARSRLGWQPNHTVQDALIETVRWYASHLG
- a CDS encoding SDR family oxidoreductase, translated to MPNTCRPPRPGPGSDGSRTTRCKTPSSRPCVGTHPISGDEPTDRRKFRAMGPIAVVGAGGFVGGRLVQHLHQTGAEVVPISRRPCSWLGDGNIALDLIEEPASAVDRAIAGASVVVDLVGHNEVVAANEPERALTETVTMTHRLAEAIHRAGTPRVVYLSSVHVYGAALEPGAVITEDTVPRPRSGYAIARLTSEHVLTSRLAGAADVVALRLTNSVGAPASPALDRWSALVNDLCRQAARSGRLVLNSPGLQQRDWVSLGDACGAIEAACHPTTVPAGTYNLGSGVTKSVRAMAEEVADAWNAMTQQRPVIEAPPALEAAPEPYRVDSHRLTSLGIRLDTPIATAVAEMVKFCLVHRNRLMP
- a CDS encoding Glu/Leu/Phe/Val dehydrogenase encodes the protein MADDDFEQVAYRYDAATGLRAIVAIHSTVLGPGLGGTRFWPYVSEEEALIDVTRLAKGMTYKHAAAGLHQGGGKAVIIGDPAHLRSDELILAYGRFVEGLAGRYLTAEDIGTTQADMNLIGTVTSHVAGRSEALGGSGDPSPATALGLVWAMRAVAERLWGEATLADRHVCIAGVGKVGGALADHLHAQGARLTVADIHPGAVAAVVHRTGAAVVDPDVAHAVEADLFAPCALGAGLSAITIPELSCQAIVGSANNQLATAQDAQRIQDSGVLYAPDYIVNAGGVINIAEEKVGYDRDRANEQIALIHDTVITVFDLAESAGITTAAAADRLAEQRLTEALNLRRESPGPGQ